A portion of the Candidatus Atribacteria bacterium genome contains these proteins:
- a CDS encoding branched-chain amino acid ABC transporter permease — protein sequence MNLQMLINAVLLGGLYALMGIGFSLQWGISGIINLSYGAMVILGSYISLEFFNLFHLDPFISMIISGGILFVIGAGIYRTLLQPLLKGGIVFTLILTFAFRLVIENIILKVWSADYRTIRVTYAGSNFQFGDAYIPLIKFLVFFVAAILIYLTYLFMMNTKTGKGIQAVALDKEGAQAVGIDVEKMYLINFALGTALAGLTGSLWASIYSFSPHLLGPIVGKVFIIAILGGLGNIWGAAAGGLLLGIAETAGAVFLGSEWQEAIGMVIMVSVLLWRPYGLMGKKFFG from the coding sequence GCTGTTCTGTTGGGGGGATTATATGCCTTAATGGGCATCGGTTTTTCCTTGCAGTGGGGTATTAGCGGAATCATTAATTTGTCCTATGGAGCAATGGTTATATTAGGTTCTTATATTTCCCTGGAATTTTTTAATTTATTTCACCTCGATCCTTTTATCAGTATGATAATTTCTGGCGGTATCCTTTTTGTCATAGGAGCAGGAATATATCGCACCCTCTTACAACCATTACTTAAAGGTGGAATTGTTTTTACCCTTATTTTAACTTTTGCTTTTCGATTGGTGATAGAAAATATTATCCTGAAGGTGTGGTCTGCTGATTATCGTACTATACGTGTCACTTACGCTGGTAGTAATTTTCAATTTGGCGATGCCTATATTCCCTTAATAAAGTTTTTAGTTTTCTTTGTGGCTGCCATATTAATTTATTTGACCTATCTTTTTATGATGAACACGAAAACCGGGAAAGGAATTCAGGCAGTTGCCTTGGATAAAGAAGGAGCACAGGCGGTAGGGATAGATGTAGAAAAAATGTACCTAATTAATTTTGCTTTGGGAACTGCTTTGGCAGGATTAACCGGTTCTCTTTGGGCAAGTATCTATAGTTTTTCTCCCCATCTTTTAGGTCCCATCGTGGGGAAGGTATTTATTATTGCCATACTTGGTGGATTGGGAAATATCTGGGGTGCAGCTGCCGGAGGATTGCTCCTGGGGATTGCAGAAACTGCGGGGGCAGTATTCCTTGGTTCGGAGTGGCAAGAAGCTATCGGTATGGTCATTATGGTAAGTGTGTTACTCTGGAGACCATACGGACTTATGGGGAAAAAGTTTTTTGGATAA